Proteins encoded by one window of Nocardia goodfellowii:
- a CDS encoding ABATE domain-containing protein, translated as MSGSRVAESVLPPAPGAERYLALDFVNSAIALPGGHFLDLLGTPAATNQWLTNRDLAPPDAGVREICVTQLRALREHLRSLFAARVTGLTPVPAALSAVNDALVRVPTAALLYWDEERGPHRAAKCPPHEIIDRTLATLAADAADLLTGPDAEALTTCDSAPCNRYLLRHGRRHWCSTRCGDRVRAARAYARRTQSKALSGN; from the coding sequence ATGAGTGGAAGCCGCGTGGCCGAGTCGGTGCTCCCGCCCGCGCCGGGTGCGGAGCGCTACCTCGCGCTCGACTTCGTCAACAGTGCGATCGCGCTGCCCGGTGGGCACTTCCTCGATCTGCTCGGCACCCCGGCCGCGACGAATCAGTGGCTCACGAATCGCGACCTCGCCCCGCCCGACGCCGGTGTGCGGGAGATCTGCGTGACCCAACTGCGGGCGCTGCGCGAACACCTGCGATCCCTGTTCGCCGCCCGCGTGACCGGGTTGACCCCCGTGCCTGCCGCGCTGTCCGCCGTCAACGACGCGCTCGTCCGGGTGCCGACCGCCGCTCTGCTGTACTGGGACGAGGAACGGGGCCCGCACCGCGCGGCGAAGTGCCCGCCCCACGAGATCATCGACCGCACCCTCGCGACCCTCGCGGCCGACGCGGCCGACCTCCTCACCGGCCCCGACGCCGAAGCACTCACCACCTGCGATTCCGCACCCTGCAACCGGTACCTGCTGCGCCACGGCCGTCGCCACTGGTGTTCTACCCGGTGCGGCGACCGGGTCCGCGCCGCCCGCGCTTATGCCCGTCGGACCCAGTCGAAAGCGCTGAGCGGCAACTGA
- a CDS encoding alpha/beta hydrolase, translating into MKLSALRNIAAVALTAALTTTLLGGTASAAPEKPSAVTSIVKEGRDWHLTVYSAAMDTEIPVYVQRPADESTPAPNIWLLSGLDGGEGSASWQARTDALEFLAGKPVNVVLPIGGRGSYYTDWLKPDPELGVNKWQTFFTEELPPLLDKTLNSTGRNSLAGLSTSGTSVLQLAEAKPGLWQSVAAYSGCAQIADPIGRQAVKLSVETWAGGDTENMYGPDDSPLWVQNDPVINAEKLRGTKLYLSSGSGIPVAADVMYYLNQAPGPMGAVNLSLGMIIEGATNACTVNLKNRLDALGIPATYQFDPVGTHYWPYWETALHKSWPLLAEGMGIAP; encoded by the coding sequence GTGAAGCTTTCTGCCCTACGCAACATCGCCGCGGTCGCACTCACCGCCGCGTTGACGACGACGCTGCTCGGTGGCACCGCTTCGGCGGCCCCGGAAAAGCCCTCGGCCGTGACCTCCATTGTCAAAGAGGGCCGCGACTGGCATTTGACGGTGTATTCGGCCGCGATGGACACCGAGATTCCCGTCTACGTGCAGCGCCCGGCCGACGAGTCGACCCCGGCACCGAACATCTGGCTGCTGAGCGGGCTCGACGGTGGTGAAGGCAGCGCGAGCTGGCAGGCCCGCACCGACGCGCTGGAATTCCTGGCCGGCAAACCGGTGAATGTGGTCCTGCCGATCGGCGGGCGCGGCAGCTACTACACCGACTGGCTGAAGCCGGACCCGGAACTCGGCGTGAACAAGTGGCAGACCTTCTTCACCGAGGAACTGCCGCCGCTGCTGGACAAGACCTTGAACTCGACCGGCCGCAACTCGCTGGCGGGCCTGTCGACCTCGGGTACCTCGGTGCTGCAACTGGCCGAAGCCAAGCCGGGCCTGTGGCAGTCGGTCGCCGCCTACAGCGGTTGCGCGCAGATCGCCGACCCGATCGGCAGGCAAGCCGTGAAACTCTCGGTCGAGACCTGGGCCGGTGGTGACACCGAGAACATGTACGGACCTGACGACAGCCCGCTGTGGGTGCAGAACGACCCGGTCATCAATGCCGAAAAGCTGCGTGGCACAAAGCTTTACCTGTCCAGCGGGAGCGGCATCCCGGTCGCCGCGGACGTCATGTACTACCTGAACCAGGCGCCCGGGCCGATGGGCGCGGTCAACCTCAGCCTCGGCATGATCATCGAGGGCGCCACCAACGCCTGCACGGTGAACCTGAAGAACCGTCTGGATGCCCTGGGCATCCCGGCGACCTATCAATTCGACCCGGTCGGCACGCATTACTGGCCGTATTGGGAAACGGCTCTGCACAAGTCGTGGCCGCTGCTGGCGGAGGGCATGGGCATCGCGCCCTAG
- a CDS encoding quinone oxidoreductase family protein produces MRRVGYERSGGPEVLELSSAEVPAPGPGELLIKVQAIGVTLPVVRKVREAADPSPLGGEIAGEVVAVGEGVTGYTPGYRVTGLCFGHGYADYAILAARMASPIPDGASAVDAVALVRSGLVALGALDSARPESGETALITAAASGVGHLAVQLARVRGASWVVGAVSNAAKTDFVRDLGADEVVTYDRSHWGEPADYALDAVGGELLKPALGALAPGGRLVAYSSGGGTIQAYDLLVEAKSVIGFQIRRIAEGKPDVYDHWRQELWQYFASGRLRPVHTEFALEDAAHAHALVESRANLGKVVLIP; encoded by the coding sequence ATGCGGCGGGTCGGGTACGAGCGCAGTGGTGGTCCTGAGGTGCTCGAGCTGTCTTCGGCCGAGGTTCCGGCGCCGGGTCCCGGCGAACTGCTGATCAAGGTGCAGGCGATCGGCGTGACATTGCCCGTGGTCCGCAAGGTGCGCGAAGCCGCCGACCCCAGCCCGCTGGGCGGCGAAATCGCAGGTGAGGTCGTCGCGGTCGGTGAGGGCGTCACCGGCTACACGCCCGGCTACCGGGTCACCGGCCTGTGCTTCGGCCATGGATACGCCGACTACGCGATCCTCGCCGCCCGCATGGCCTCACCGATTCCCGACGGGGCTTCCGCGGTCGACGCCGTCGCGCTGGTGCGTAGCGGTCTGGTTGCTCTCGGGGCGTTGGACTCCGCCCGTCCCGAATCCGGTGAGACCGCGCTGATCACCGCCGCCGCCAGCGGTGTCGGTCATCTGGCCGTGCAGCTGGCGCGGGTGCGCGGTGCGTCCTGGGTGGTCGGCGCTGTGTCCAACGCGGCCAAGACCGATTTCGTGCGTGATCTCGGCGCCGACGAGGTCGTCACCTACGACCGATCGCACTGGGGTGAACCCGCCGACTACGCGCTCGACGCCGTCGGCGGCGAACTGTTGAAGCCCGCCCTCGGCGCGCTGGCGCCCGGCGGCCGGCTCGTCGCCTACAGCTCCGGCGGCGGCACCATCCAGGCCTACGACCTGCTGGTCGAAGCCAAGTCGGTGATCGGATTCCAGATCCGCCGCATCGCCGAAGGCAAGCCGGACGTGTACGACCATTGGCGCCAAGAACTCTGGCAGTACTTCGCCTCCGGCCGCCTGCGCCCCGTCCATACCGAATTCGCGCTCGAGGACGCCGCGCACGCGCACGCCCTGGTCGAGTCCCGCGCCAACCTCGGCAAGGTCGTCCTCATTCCCTGA
- a CDS encoding lipase family protein, with the protein MARNNLRRLALALVSACVLTSAGGVAAAQPGLPVFPPDQNQLPQLPAEPQLYDMLPIPTPAEDSWYDDPVDLESFAPGAIVRSREVQTRLLGIPFPVYTKQLLFRSNDVHDNPIVTATTVIVPGIPWSGSQRPVVSFQEAIDSTNSTCNPSYTLQAGTMKEVALVQYWLMQGFALNVPDFDGKFNTFNTYAEGKMVLDSLRAMKNEASLGLSDSGIALYGYSGGGSGSIRAAELRQSYAPDVRLLGTTIGGTPGSLVEQAKFATRQQPGLTGISNFTMWLGFASLSREYPDAFDARELLTPDGQRILADFQQRCYATIAATGAYRPISDYFQPGKSLESSPEVMRVLRDNSLGKHIPDTPVLWWHGVWDELIPPAQVVLPTVQSYWDRGADLRFYTVPVPEHIINAVTGWPPAVAWTSALLRGLPAGPKFMAAFAPLPPGFPGS; encoded by the coding sequence ATGGCCAGGAACAATCTGCGACGACTGGCCTTGGCGCTGGTGTCGGCGTGCGTGCTGACAAGTGCGGGCGGCGTGGCGGCCGCGCAACCGGGGCTGCCGGTGTTTCCGCCGGATCAGAATCAGCTCCCGCAATTGCCGGCGGAACCGCAGCTGTACGACATGCTGCCGATTCCGACGCCCGCCGAGGATTCCTGGTACGACGATCCGGTCGATCTCGAATCGTTCGCGCCCGGTGCGATCGTGCGCAGCCGAGAGGTTCAGACGCGGCTGCTCGGGATTCCGTTCCCGGTGTATACGAAGCAGTTGCTGTTCCGCTCCAACGATGTGCACGACAATCCGATCGTGACTGCCACGACGGTCATCGTGCCCGGTATCCCATGGTCGGGCAGCCAGCGTCCGGTGGTCTCGTTCCAGGAGGCGATCGATTCCACCAACTCGACCTGCAACCCCTCCTACACGCTGCAGGCCGGCACGATGAAAGAGGTGGCGCTGGTCCAGTATTGGCTGATGCAGGGCTTCGCGCTGAATGTGCCCGACTTCGACGGCAAATTCAACACCTTCAATACCTATGCCGAAGGCAAGATGGTGCTGGACAGCCTGCGCGCCATGAAAAATGAAGCGAGCCTTGGCCTGAGCGATTCCGGCATCGCCCTCTACGGCTATTCCGGTGGCGGATCGGGTTCCATTCGGGCCGCCGAATTGCGGCAGTCCTACGCACCCGACGTACGTTTGCTCGGCACCACCATCGGCGGTACACCCGGCAGCCTGGTGGAACAGGCGAAATTCGCCACTCGCCAGCAACCCGGCCTGACCGGAATCAGCAATTTCACCATGTGGCTCGGATTCGCTTCGCTGTCACGCGAATACCCGGACGCCTTCGACGCGCGGGAACTCCTGACCCCGGACGGACAGCGAATCCTCGCCGATTTCCAGCAGCGCTGCTACGCGACAATCGCCGCCACCGGCGCCTACCGGCCGATCAGCGACTACTTCCAGCCCGGCAAATCGCTGGAGAGCAGCCCTGAAGTAATGCGGGTGCTGCGGGACAACAGCCTCGGCAAGCACATTCCGGACACCCCCGTGCTCTGGTGGCACGGCGTCTGGGACGAACTGATCCCGCCCGCCCAGGTCGTGCTCCCGACCGTGCAGAGCTACTGGGACCGCGGCGCGGACCTGCGCTTCTACACCGTCCCGGTTCCAGAACACATCATCAACGCGGTCACCGGCTGGCCGCCGGCGGTCGCGTGGACCAGCGCCCTGCTCCGCGGTCTGCCGGCGGGCCCGAAGTTCATGGCGGCCTTCGCTCCCCTGCCGCCGGGGTTCCCCGGCAGCTGA
- a CDS encoding MFS transporter, translating into MTTSTTVRGEGLPHAAQRRVLIVLVAAQILSGAGLAAGVTVGALLAQDMLGSTGLAGLPSALGTAGSALAAVAVGRISQARGRRPGLAAGYLAGAIGSAGVVVAAVAGNAPLLFFALFVYGAGTATNLQARYAGADLAAPAHRARAVSTVLVATTLGGVVGPNLTALTGDLAKTLGIPYLSGPFLLAGTAYALAAVVLAVWLRPDPLLLARALEAERVAAEKQSGTTPLVTTPHRAGVLAGALIMVLTQLVMVAIMTMTPVHMHEHGHSTAAAGLVIGIHIGAMYLPSPVTGRLVDRYGRLPIAALAGLTLLAAGIVAAAAPDDSLVLFAVALALLGVGWNFGLVAGTALLTDAVPLATRAKTQGLVDVSVAIAGATGGMASGLVVAAAGFPLLALGGGILALAILPAVVAVRFR; encoded by the coding sequence ATGACGACGTCCACGACCGTGCGGGGCGAGGGATTGCCGCACGCGGCGCAGCGCCGCGTCCTGATCGTTCTGGTCGCCGCCCAGATCCTCAGCGGAGCCGGGCTCGCGGCCGGAGTGACCGTCGGCGCGCTGCTCGCGCAGGACATGCTCGGCTCCACCGGCCTGGCCGGTCTGCCCAGTGCGCTGGGCACCGCCGGTTCCGCGCTCGCGGCCGTCGCCGTCGGTCGCATCTCGCAAGCGCGTGGTCGCCGTCCCGGGCTGGCGGCCGGGTATCTGGCGGGCGCTATCGGCAGCGCGGGTGTCGTAGTGGCCGCTGTCGCGGGCAACGCACCGCTGCTGTTCTTCGCGCTGTTCGTCTACGGGGCGGGCACGGCCACGAACCTGCAAGCCCGGTACGCCGGAGCCGATCTCGCCGCCCCGGCGCACCGCGCCCGGGCCGTGTCCACGGTGCTGGTCGCCACCACGCTCGGCGGCGTGGTAGGCCCGAATCTGACCGCCCTGACCGGAGATCTCGCGAAAACCCTTGGTATTCCCTACCTTTCCGGGCCTTTCCTGCTCGCCGGGACCGCCTACGCGTTAGCCGCCGTCGTGCTGGCGGTCTGGTTGCGTCCCGACCCACTGCTGCTGGCGCGCGCACTCGAAGCCGAACGCGTCGCCGCGGAGAAACAGTCGGGCACAACGCCTCTCGTCACCACACCGCACCGCGCCGGTGTGCTGGCCGGTGCGCTGATCATGGTGCTGACTCAACTGGTCATGGTGGCGATCATGACCATGACGCCCGTGCACATGCACGAGCACGGTCACAGCACCGCCGCGGCGGGCCTGGTGATCGGAATCCACATCGGCGCAATGTATTTGCCGTCGCCCGTGACGGGCCGGCTCGTCGACCGCTACGGCCGGCTACCGATCGCCGCACTCGCCGGACTGACGCTGCTGGCCGCCGGGATCGTTGCCGCCGCCGCGCCCGACGACTCCCTCGTCCTGTTCGCGGTGGCCCTCGCATTGCTGGGTGTGGGCTGGAACTTCGGCCTGGTCGCCGGCACCGCGCTGCTCACCGACGCGGTCCCGCTGGCTACCCGCGCCAAAACCCAAGGCCTAGTAGATGTTTCGGTCGCCATCGCCGGAGCCACCGGCGGCATGGCGTCGGGTCTTGTCGTCGCGGCGGCAGGTTTTCCGCTCTTGGCGCTCGGCGGCGGCATCCTGGCCCTGGCCATCCTGCCCGCGGTCGTTGCCGTCCGGTTTCGCTGA
- a CDS encoding MBL fold metallo-hydrolase yields MAVGTKHAHIPVQVIGGPTALFVYGGLRFLTDPTFDEPREYRQPGGVLTKTAPATAAHLGRIDVVLLSHDEHPDNLDISGRALLADVPLTLTTPGGANRLGHNAKGLADWAAIELDRPGGGTITVTGVPAIHGPGTRAEVEPVTGQVVGFVLTGTGLPTIYVSGDNASLDAVREIADRCGPVDTAILFAGAPRFPILFDGEPLVLDSAQAAEAAELLGARRVVPVHYEGWAHFTEGRAELTAAFAAAGLADRLDLG; encoded by the coding sequence GTGGCCGTCGGCACGAAGCATGCGCACATCCCCGTTCAAGTCATCGGCGGCCCGACCGCCCTGTTCGTATACGGCGGGCTGCGGTTTCTCACCGATCCCACCTTCGACGAGCCGCGCGAATACCGGCAACCAGGCGGAGTATTGACGAAGACCGCCCCGGCCACGGCCGCCCATCTCGGTCGCATCGACGTCGTGCTGCTCTCTCACGACGAACACCCCGACAACCTCGATATTTCCGGCCGCGCCCTGCTCGCCGATGTCCCGCTCACCCTCACCACACCCGGGGGCGCGAATCGCCTCGGGCACAACGCCAAGGGATTGGCCGACTGGGCGGCGATCGAGCTCGACCGGCCCGGCGGCGGCACGATCACCGTGACGGGCGTGCCCGCCATCCACGGTCCCGGCACCCGCGCGGAAGTCGAACCCGTCACCGGTCAGGTAGTGGGATTCGTGCTGACCGGAACGGGCCTGCCCACGATCTACGTCAGCGGTGACAACGCCTCACTCGACGCCGTGCGGGAGATCGCCGATCGCTGTGGACCGGTGGACACCGCCATCCTCTTCGCCGGAGCACCGCGCTTTCCGATCCTGTTCGACGGCGAACCGCTCGTCCTCGACAGCGCGCAGGCCGCGGAAGCCGCCGAACTGCTGGGGGCGCGCCGCGTCGTTCCAGTCCACTACGAGGGTTGGGCCCATTTCACCGAGGGCCGTGCCGAATTGACGGCCGCCTTCGCCGCCGCCGGACTCGCGGACCGCCTGGACCTCGGATGA
- a CDS encoding dihydrofolate reductase family protein produces the protein MSRTRVHNLFVSSDGYAAGDHVTFDAPIGGAAALFGKFDGRVIDGIHGVEEPVTVDRAMFSMWGQGVGAEIMGRRKFGPQAGEWPDDGWRGWWGDAPPFRTPVFILTHYPHETLEFDNGTSFHFVDASPQEALRLAQDAAGGLDVRIGGGPSTVREFLQADLIDFLHIAIVPIVLGAGVRIWDHLAGLEERFSVESISTSSGLTHQLWNRNRGE, from the coding sequence ATGTCCCGGACACGAGTCCACAACCTTTTCGTCTCCTCCGACGGGTATGCCGCCGGGGATCACGTGACGTTCGATGCGCCGATCGGGGGAGCGGCGGCGCTGTTCGGCAAATTCGATGGGCGCGTCATCGACGGCATTCACGGGGTCGAGGAACCGGTGACCGTGGACCGCGCCATGTTCAGCATGTGGGGACAAGGGGTTGGGGCGGAGATCATGGGGCGGCGCAAGTTCGGCCCGCAGGCGGGGGAATGGCCGGACGACGGGTGGCGGGGATGGTGGGGAGATGCGCCGCCCTTCCGCACCCCGGTTTTCATCCTGACCCATTACCCGCACGAAACACTCGAGTTCGACAACGGCACCAGTTTTCACTTCGTGGACGCCTCGCCGCAGGAGGCGCTGCGCTTGGCGCAAGACGCGGCCGGCGGGTTGGACGTCCGGATCGGCGGCGGACCGTCCACCGTGCGCGAGTTCCTCCAGGCCGATCTCATCGATTTTCTGCACATAGCGATCGTTCCGATCGTGCTCGGTGCCGGTGTCCGGATCTGGGATCACCTCGCCGGCCTGGAAGAGCGGTTCAGTGTCGAGTCCATCAGCACATCCAGCGGTCTGACGCATCAGCTGTGGAACAGGAACCGCGGCGAGTAA
- the ychF gene encoding redox-regulated ATPase YchF gives MSLTLGIVGLPNVGKSTLFNALTKNDVLAANYPFATIEPNVGVVPLPDPRLGTLAEIFGSERIVPAVVSFVDIAGIVKGASEGAGLGNKFLANIREADAICQVVRVFADDDVIHVDGKVDPMADIEVIETELILADLQTLEKAVPRFEKEAKIKKDRKPLADAAKLAQETLNAGTTLFAAGDKVDTELLKELSLLTTKPFLYVFNADESVLTDEARVAELKAAVAPADAVFLDAKVEAELLELDDESALELLESIGQTEPGLHALARAGFHTLGLQTYLTAGPKEARAWTIHQGDTAPKAAGVIHTDFERGFIKAEIVAFDDLVAAGSMAAAKAAGKVRIEGKDYIMVDGDVVEFRFNV, from the coding sequence GTGAGTCTCACCCTCGGAATTGTCGGCCTGCCCAACGTCGGAAAGTCGACGCTGTTCAACGCGTTGACCAAGAACGACGTGCTGGCCGCGAACTATCCGTTCGCGACCATCGAGCCGAACGTCGGGGTGGTGCCGCTGCCGGATCCGCGCCTGGGCACCCTCGCCGAGATCTTCGGCTCCGAGCGCATCGTCCCCGCCGTGGTGTCGTTCGTCGACATCGCGGGCATCGTCAAGGGCGCGTCCGAGGGCGCGGGGCTCGGCAACAAGTTCCTCGCCAATATTCGTGAGGCCGACGCCATCTGCCAGGTGGTGCGCGTGTTCGCCGACGACGACGTGATCCACGTCGACGGCAAGGTGGACCCGATGGCCGACATCGAGGTGATCGAAACCGAGCTGATCCTCGCCGACCTGCAAACCTTGGAGAAGGCGGTCCCGCGCTTCGAAAAGGAAGCCAAGATCAAGAAGGACCGCAAACCCCTCGCCGATGCCGCCAAGCTCGCGCAGGAAACCCTCAACGCGGGCACCACCCTGTTCGCGGCGGGCGACAAGGTCGACACCGAACTGCTCAAAGAGCTGTCGCTGCTCACCACCAAGCCCTTCCTCTACGTCTTCAACGCCGACGAGTCGGTGCTCACCGACGAGGCGCGGGTCGCCGAACTGAAGGCCGCCGTCGCCCCCGCCGACGCCGTCTTCCTCGACGCCAAGGTCGAAGCCGAACTCCTCGAACTCGACGACGAATCCGCCCTCGAACTCCTCGAATCCATCGGCCAGACCGAACCCGGCCTGCACGCCCTGGCCCGCGCCGGCTTCCACACCCTCGGCCTGCAGACCTACCTCACCGCCGGCCCCAAAGAGGCCCGCGCCTGGACCATTCACCAGGGCGACACCGCCCCCAAAGCCGCCGGCGTCATCCACACCGACTTCGAACGCGGCTTCATCAAAGCCGAAATCGTCGCCTTCGACGACCTCGTCGCCGCCGGCTCCATGGCCGCCGCCAAGGCCGCCGGCAAAGTCCGCATCGAAGGCAAGGACTACATCATGGTCGACGGCGACGTCGTCGAGTTCCGCTTCAACGTGTAG
- a CDS encoding flavin-containing monooxygenase → MRTVPREPRIVVIGAGVSGIAAAITLQRNGLHDFVILEKGSDVGGVWHWNRYPGLTCDVPSQLYQFGFAPNPKWSQVFAPGPEIQRYLADVVDQFDLRAQVRLNSEVVAARFTGTGWRVETGDGAVHEADFVIAATGVLHHPAMPEISGLDAFEGDVLHTARWDDAVPTAGRRIAVIGTGSTGVQVVSALQPEAARLTHFVRSPQWVIWAPMWLPQPGIVGAVLDRLPEVNKTLYRAGMLGAKVFTDVVTRPSWRRRAVQEYARLSLRAQVRDPELRAQLTPDYEPLCKRQVLSGSYYRALSARNAELVAAGIERVTSTGIRTTDGREHTVDLIIFATGFQAHNYMRPMNLVGRDGLSIDEAWAKGPRAYRMTAVPGFPNFFTVLGPNSPTGSIPLHHAAEVTARYITAWITRWRAGEFDTVEVTEAATDRFAAEVTEALGPTVWNTGCNSWYFTEGGAIDLLPFDRGTMETMLAAPDDRDFQLRKVS, encoded by the coding sequence GTGAGGACCGTGCCTCGCGAGCCGCGCATTGTGGTCATCGGTGCCGGCGTCTCCGGGATAGCCGCCGCTATTACCTTGCAGCGCAACGGACTTCATGACTTCGTGATCCTGGAAAAGGGGTCCGACGTGGGTGGGGTGTGGCATTGGAACCGCTACCCGGGCCTGACCTGTGATGTGCCGTCGCAGCTCTACCAGTTCGGGTTCGCGCCGAATCCGAAATGGTCGCAGGTCTTCGCGCCGGGGCCGGAGATTCAGCGGTATCTCGCCGATGTCGTCGACCAATTCGACCTGCGCGCGCAGGTGCGGTTGAACTCGGAAGTGGTGGCGGCCCGATTCACCGGGACCGGGTGGCGCGTGGAGACCGGCGACGGGGCCGTCCACGAAGCCGACTTCGTCATCGCGGCGACGGGCGTGCTGCACCATCCGGCCATGCCCGAGATTTCCGGCTTGGACGCATTCGAGGGCGACGTGCTGCACACCGCCCGCTGGGACGATGCCGTGCCCACCGCGGGCCGGCGGATCGCGGTCATCGGCACCGGATCCACTGGTGTGCAAGTGGTTTCGGCACTACAGCCGGAGGCGGCGCGGCTCACGCATTTCGTGCGCAGCCCGCAGTGGGTCATCTGGGCGCCGATGTGGCTGCCGCAGCCGGGCATTGTCGGCGCGGTGCTGGATCGGTTGCCGGAGGTCAACAAGACGCTCTACCGAGCGGGCATGCTGGGGGCGAAGGTGTTCACCGATGTCGTCACCCGGCCCAGCTGGCGTCGGCGCGCGGTCCAAGAGTACGCGCGGCTGAGCTTGCGCGCCCAGGTCCGCGACCCGGAATTGCGGGCCCAGCTCACCCCGGACTACGAGCCATTGTGCAAGCGACAGGTGTTGTCCGGCAGTTACTATCGGGCACTGAGCGCTCGCAACGCCGAACTCGTCGCCGCGGGCATCGAGCGCGTGACTTCGACCGGTATCCGCACCACCGACGGTCGCGAGCACACCGTCGACCTGATCATTTTCGCGACCGGCTTCCAGGCGCACAATTACATGCGTCCGATGAATCTGGTGGGCCGCGACGGACTTTCGATCGACGAGGCCTGGGCGAAGGGCCCGCGGGCCTACCGGATGACCGCTGTGCCCGGCTTTCCCAACTTCTTCACGGTGCTCGGCCCCAATTCGCCGACGGGTTCGATTCCGCTGCATCACGCCGCGGAAGTCACCGCCCGCTATATCACCGCCTGGATCACACGCTGGCGGGCGGGCGAATTCGACACCGTGGAGGTCACCGAAGCGGCCACCGACCGATTCGCCGCCGAAGTCACCGAGGCGCTGGGCCCGACCGTCTGGAACACCGGCTGCAATTCCTGGTACTTCACCGAAGGCGGCGCCATCGATCTGCTGCCCTTCGACCGCGGCACCATGGAAACAATGCTGGCCGCACCCGACGATCGGGATTTCCAGCTGCGGAAGGTGTCCTGA
- a CDS encoding nitroreductase family deazaflavin-dependent oxidoreductase, which translates to MSEKQRKAGTPGAFSIWMQKKMNARMNRKVRQGKGGFAGMEVLILNTIGARSGAPRETPVAWFDDGSGGRLVIASGGGSRNPAWYTNLMAHPDQATIELPGSDGPLPVRPQRLEGAEREQAFEIITTASPRIGKYQSKSDREYPVVRLAPLA; encoded by the coding sequence ATGTCGGAAAAGCAGCGTAAAGCCGGTACTCCCGGAGCGTTCTCGATCTGGATGCAGAAGAAGATGAATGCCCGGATGAATCGTAAGGTGCGCCAAGGCAAGGGCGGGTTCGCGGGCATGGAGGTGCTGATACTGAACACCATCGGCGCGCGCAGCGGCGCGCCCCGGGAGACCCCGGTCGCCTGGTTCGACGACGGCAGCGGCGGCCGGCTGGTCATCGCGTCCGGCGGCGGCAGTCGGAATCCCGCCTGGTACACCAACCTGATGGCGCATCCCGACCAGGCGACCATCGAACTGCCGGGCAGCGATGGTCCGCTCCCGGTCCGCCCGCAGCGGCTCGAGGGCGCCGAGCGCGAACAAGCCTTCGAGATCATCACCACTGCTTCACCGCGGATCGGCAAATACCAGAGCAAATCGGACCGGGAATACCCGGTGGTTCGGCTCGCCCCGCTCGCATAG
- a CDS encoding TIGR03557 family F420-dependent LLM class oxidoreductase codes for MQIGYKLAAEGFGPKELIRQAVRAEEAGFDFVEISDHFHPWLDNQGHSPFAWTVLGAIAAETDRIGLATGVTCPTLRYHPAIVAQAAATLALVSDGRFTLGVGSGERLNEHIVGLEFPDAVRVRQAMLREALEIIRLLWSGGYQSYQGQYLQLSDARIFDLPDQPPVIAVAAGGESAAKLAAELGDGLFTTEPKPELVEHYHRAGGDGPRYAEVPVAWAPDEHTGAKAAWETSRWALAGWPVMSELPNPKNFAAASATVREEDILEQFTCGTDPERFVSAVKQYTDAGYDHPVLQNAGPDPDGFIEFYRTELADRLHALEPANSKVRA; via the coding sequence ATGCAGATCGGGTACAAGCTGGCCGCGGAGGGTTTCGGGCCCAAGGAGCTGATCCGGCAGGCAGTCCGCGCCGAAGAAGCCGGTTTCGACTTCGTCGAGATCAGCGACCACTTCCACCCCTGGCTCGACAACCAGGGCCACTCACCGTTCGCCTGGACCGTGCTCGGCGCGATCGCCGCCGAGACCGACCGCATCGGGTTGGCCACCGGCGTCACCTGCCCTACACTGCGCTACCACCCCGCCATCGTCGCCCAGGCCGCCGCCACCCTGGCGCTGGTATCGGACGGCCGCTTCACTCTCGGCGTCGGCTCGGGCGAGCGGCTCAACGAGCACATCGTGGGCTTGGAGTTCCCCGACGCGGTGCGGGTGCGGCAGGCAATGCTGCGCGAAGCGCTGGAGATCATCCGGCTGCTGTGGTCCGGCGGCTACCAGTCCTATCAGGGCCAATACCTGCAACTTTCGGATGCGCGAATCTTCGATCTGCCGGATCAGCCGCCGGTGATCGCGGTGGCGGCCGGTGGTGAATCCGCGGCGAAGCTGGCGGCCGAGCTCGGTGACGGCCTGTTCACCACCGAACCCAAGCCCGAACTGGTGGAGCATTATCACCGCGCCGGCGGAGACGGCCCCCGCTACGCCGAGGTGCCGGTGGCGTGGGCGCCGGACGAGCACACCGGCGCGAAGGCGGCCTGGGAGACCTCACGCTGGGCCCTCGCCGGTTGGCCGGTGATGAGCGAACTGCCCAACCCCAAGAACTTCGCCGCCGCGAGCGCCACGGTCCGGGAAGAGGACATCCTCGAACAATTCACCTGCGGCACCGACCCGGAACGGTTCGTGTCGGCCGTCAAGCAGTACACCGACGCCGGTTACGACCATCCGGTTCTGCAAAACGCAGGTCCCGACCCGGACGGTTTCATCGAGTTCTATCGCACCGAACTCGCCGATCGGTTGCACGCCTTGGAGCCCGCGAATTCCAAGGTGCGCGCCTGA